The segment AAGCTTTATTATTACAATTTTCTTTTCGTATAGTTATACAATATTTCACAGAGTGCAACCTTGAACAGATCTATTAGACAATTCCTTTCtagaaaagaataaaaattgTTAATTATAAACACCCACATGATTTATCTTACTGTTTAATAGCAGTGCCACATACAGTTGGGAACTTTTTTggatttcaatttgatatactGGTTAAAGTTGTGCACAAAAGTagaatacttttttaaaaacttcaaatCAATTAAAAGTGATTGTAAGGTTCTTTGATCCCCAGCCAGCTAAACTTAAAAAATATGAGCATACTTTCCCCTAGTGTTGTCTGTTCGTCatactttaaatatatatattaaatgaaaacCAAAAGCAATTCTACTATGGTATCCAAACTTTTTATTAAGTTATAGCAGTATTGCAACTAAgttctaatttaaaaaatatagaaaagtAAGGAAATGTAGTTTAAATAAAATGGGCCGGATTCACCGTTTTACGAATGAGCTAAATACGCTGCAGATAATTACCCAGTACTAAGAACACTATTATAATTCTACTCATAATTTTATATAAACGCCGAATTTTATTATGAAGAAAGAGTTTCCGAATTTAGAGATATCAAACCTTGCTGATGTTTTGGAattgttaatgaaatatatttagtatatatgtatttttgtttttaaattgaatcgTAACAAATGAAATGTGTGATCATGATAGAATAAAGCTTGACGTTCTTCCCTTTACTTCATCGTTTCAGGAATTGAACAGGTTACTAGAGGAGCACTTTGGAACAAATCATGTCGCACCCCTCAATTTAGATGAAGAAAACCCAGATTCAACTGACAGTGACTTAGATACCAGTAATGACATACCAGTAGCTCAAGAGGTCTCTAGTCTACCAGAAAAGGATATCGAGAAGCTGACATCAGGATGTGCTTGCGCCAAAAAATGTGTTGAAAGGTTAGACAGAAAGACTGTAGTAGAACATATCCAGAATGTAAGAGAACTTTCCAAGTGTGAAAAGGATATCTATATCATGGGAGCTCTCAAGGTTAACGGATCTACAGCAACAAAGAGTCAAAAGGAAATCAAGAGACATCGATTTTGTTATTGTTTCAATGGATCTGAAATTTGTGTCGCTGCTTTTCGAATCATTTATGATATTGGTGAGGACATGCTGAAGAACATTGCGAAACATGTTTTGAACAATGGCATCACACCCCGCATTCATGGAAATACTGGAAAAAGAGCCCCAAATGCTTTTGATTTTGAAGAATATAAACGAGTAAAAACCTTTATTACTACTTATGCAGATGACTACGGGCTTCCACAACCTGCTGCACCACGAGGGAGAGATGAGGATCCACCTACATACCAGCTGCCAGCTTCACACTTAAAGAAACATGTTTATGAGCTATACAAAGCAGCACCACATGATACATTTGTGGGTTTATCAGTTTTTTACGATATTTGGAAAAAACTTTGTCCCTCACATCAAAATCAGCATACTTTGTCAAAATAGATCACGTTCCGTTACAGCATCGATTTCTAATAAATCACACCCCTCGTCATCTTCGGAATATTGTCGTTATCGCGTTATCGAATGAGCTGTAGAGAAAAATATACAGAAAACAAATACACGCATATTTAGACTTTAGGAGAAGGTAAAATACTACAAATTTAGACAAATAAGAAAATCCTGGTTTTTTTCTATAAATGCTTGTCCGAGTATCTGTCTGTCACTTGCATGTAAATGGAAAATACTTTtagttggttgtttgttttacgtccagtcgagaatattttactcatatcaAGAGTCAtcagctgtatgtgaagtaccacaatttttgaaattgacattgcggTCAGGGCCGCAGCAGTGAGGATTTGTtaatgtgccaacgcctgccatgACCGGTAGAACAAGCTTGTGTGTATTGAATCTGTTaagatacataaacaccatatgcaggcgataatggaaaattgctacataaatatgggaggttgacgacggagaagctgaaataatcccgctTGTCATATAggtgagttattagtttgccgttaacttCCATGTTCAATAAATTACCTAAGttcgaagcagatgtggaagacggTGTGGTGTATttaatttcgagttcactggggcATATataatcgacatatgaatgaaattgattattgttaataagaTTTAACCACTTGAGGTTAAATCCATTTATCAAAGGGAAACGTATATTGATTTGCTGTTCGTTCATGATTCTATACATTCTGAGATTATTTGATTTTGTATCTACTTGTTTTCCCTCGTTCTGCTACATTGACGATAACAAGTCGTTACCGGGGTTTTTAGTGCTGCCCGTAACTGTCAGGCTGTTAGCtcctatgacgtcatattgtGCTTTCGTCACATTCATCTGGAAAAAATTTACCCTCCCTCCCATATCCCCTCtttctcgggggggggggggggggggggggtctgacaCTTTAATAGTCGTGTACATAATTTTGTAGACTGGTCGATGATTATCATTCtgtttgattacatgtatttctttccTACAGGTACTGCTGTTTCGTttacttttgatttatattacaGGTCAAGTCAAACCGGAATGTTTTCATCAATGACTCCAAATCGTCATGGCTGCTGACAACGTTTCCATATGTTGACAGCATTTTGGCTTACCAGTAGTGCTTCTATCTTAACTTTACACgaattaacattttcaattttctattATGGATTAGGTGAGCAAGCAATCTGAGCATCTGCTCCCAGGGTTAAAATATTTTGCTTGTTTTTAGGGATGCTCTCTAAGGCAAGAATTGATGCCTAGCTCCCACATTTATAAGCAGCCATGGCCAATCATCGCCAATAAACTTACAAAATATAAGTTGCGTAGTCATCATTGCATTGGGTGATTCCCCATATTTATTTTCTGCATTTCATCTTTGATAATAGATAAAACCTCGTCGATATACGTGCATATGtttctaaatgttgagttgaagtccacaccaagatattttttcttttcacgtggaaacttttgaataaattttgccttataacaatatgaaaacaggtcagTAACAAaagaacacaattcgtgcccattggaattccaaAGGACTGTTGGAAAACCCAAGACTACGAAGACATcgtcaatacaaaatagagagtcgaGCAAACACacagatataccagaggtgggatcaggtgtccaggaggagtaagaatcccctgtcgaccggtcacacccgccgtgagccctatatcttgatcagataaacagagttatccgttgtcaaaattagtgtgtcaagaacggcctaacaatcggcatgaaacacgtcagacagcatttgacccaataataggttgtattagcaatctagatcgttaaaacgaccatagaatttgcgaaatgctgattttaaacgagactgttggaacccctgcaccatcaacttgcttgtcagtagcctacttcgatttaaaaactgaccatacgtagaacaagctcttgcctaacgaatcagttgagagatgcaaacagcatatgcaggtgatactggaatattgctacataaataagggAAAATACTATGATATGATCATTTTTGATAATCTTTGAcgttgaccttttatgtaaaggtcaaataatagaatctTGGGTtagacctttgatatttggtgtaCTATGATAAGCCAATCTAATTATATCGTGGAGGAGCGGATATacaagtctaattttaattagattgtatgaTAAGCTTGAGCGTTTCGCGTGCCATTTTATGACATttggccttgaccttttatgtgaaggtcaaataatttttttcatccatttttGTTGTCCGGATCTTAacgtttttgtcttttgacattaGGGACTGCCTTTGATGTTTGGTATGTGGGTACACCATGACAAGAAAGTGTGTCATGTGCCATTTTTTAttacccttgaccttgatcttttatgtaaaggtcaaaaaTAGAATTTTTGAAGAATGCTTTTGTCCGGATCATaattgtttttgtacatttgaCAGGCCTTTGATATTGGTATGATtgcaagtttaatttactatcatataaTCACAACATTGTTGCTTGTTTGAAGCTCATATTTATATAGGCGAATGTTATGTACCGCAAGTCTTAATTATACACTTTAAAGACGAtccctaaaaatgtttttaaaaaccatgGAAATTGGAAGGGGGACATCAATTATAGTGTGCTTGAACAGTTCTTTCTAGTTTTGACTAACTTTCTCTTGTTCATATTTACCTTTAGCGCTtgctataattttattttatggcCTGAATTTCCAAACTTGTTTTTACTACTTAAAGTAATAGTGATGGCACTATTCGCTCAGTTTTAAAATTACCCATTTAAAggatgaaagtgaaaatagacGAAAATAAAACTGGTGCTCCATATACTCTAAAGACGTCCCTCAGAATCAAAAGGGTAGGCTTATGCATACATTGCACGCTGCCCGGGACTATATTAAAGTAAGTATACTTCGAAAGTTGTATATTCCCCCAAATTAGTCAAGTACGTTTTAAGTATTAGATAATATCTATCTTCAATGTTAATGAACTATATCAATCAGTACACAATATTTGCATGTTGTTGTCAATGCAATTTAtggtgaaaaaaaatatttattaacagTGGCATGTAAAGTTGGTAAATATGTATTAAAACGAGCCGATAAAAAGtttactttgaaattttcaatatctttttttttttttttatatcgaaTGACCTAATTTGTGACTTAATGAAGGCGATGACGTGATATTTAGGGTCCTTTGATAAAATCGAAGTCTGTAGAAATCTAATTATCACCACTAACGAAGTTCATCAgggataaatactttataaatcaattaaagcTCAGCTTCATTTATTCTCTTCTCAATATCAGATACCATTAATATCCACTGTACGGAACATTTGATGTGAGAATAAGAAATAGCCCGGGTCAATAACACATTGTCAAGCTATCTTTCCCTTTGAATATAATTTCTGAAGTATTTGCCAATGTTTAGGACAAATATTGAACCCAAGAAACAAA is part of the Ostrea edulis chromosome 2, xbOstEdul1.1, whole genome shotgun sequence genome and harbors:
- the LOC130051943 gene encoding uncharacterized protein LOC130051943, giving the protein MCDHDRIKLDVLPFTSSFQELNRLLEEHFGTNHVAPLNLDEENPDSTDSDLDTSNDIPVAQEVSSLPEKDIEKLTSGCACAKKCVERLDRKTVVEHIQNVRELSKCEKDIYIMGALKVNGSTATKSQKEIKRHRFCYCFNGSEICVAAFRIIYDIGEDMLKNIAKHVLNNGITPRIHGNTGKRAPNAFDFEEYKRVKTFITTYADDYGLPQPAAPRGRDEDPPTYQLPASHLKKHVYELYKAAPHDTFVGLSVFYDIWKKLCPSHQNQHTLSK